CCAGGCTCGCCTCTTCACCGTGCCGGCACTGGTCCGGTACGGAACCGGTGGAACCTTCCTGCCGCCCCAGGCGCTCGTCGCCGGCCATGGTGCCCCCCGCACGTGCTTCCTCGCTGTACGGCCAGTCTGCCGTGCCCGCGGCTGGTACGTCAGTAAAGAGTGCGACGTCTCCGGGGCATCCATCGAACATCCCAGGAGACGCCCCACTAGCTGACGATCCGTCAGATCGGCGCTACCGTGCAGTCATGGAGAGCTTCCCGAAGATAATCTCGGTGGACGACCACACGGTTGAGCCCCCTCACGTCTGGCGGGACCGGCTCCCGTCGAAGTACCGCGACAGCGGGCCGCGCATCGTCCGGGCGCCGCTGAAGGAGATGACCTTCATCGGCGGCAAGTTCGCCCCGAAGATGGGCGCGCCCGGGGACGACGGGCCGCTCGCGGACTGGTGGGTGTACGAGGAGCTGCACCGGCCGCTGACCCGGCTGGACACCGCCGTCGGCTACGACCGGGACGAGGTCAAGCTGGAGGCCATCACCTACGAGCAGATGCGGCCCGGCTCCTTCTCGGTGCCGGACCGGCTCGCGGACATGGACGTCAACCACGTCCAGTCCGCGCTCTGCTTCCCGACCTTCCCCCGCTTCTGCGGGCAGACCTTCACCGAGGCCGCCGACCGCGAGCTGGGGCTGCTCGGGGTGCGGGCGTACAACGACTGGATGGTGGAGGAGTGGTGCGGCCCCGAGGCCCGGGGCCGGCTGATCCCGCTGATCATCATCCCGCTGTGGGACGCCGAGCTGGCCGCCGCCGAGGTGCGGCGGAACGCGGCGCGCGGGGTGCGGGCCGTCTGCTTCTCGGAGATCCCGCCGAACCTGGGGCTGCCCTCGATCCACACCGACGACTGGGACCCGCTCCTGGCCGCGTGCGACGAGACCGGCACGGTCGTCGCGATGCACATCGGCTCCTCCTCGAGGATGCCCTCGACCTCGGCCGACGCGCCCCCCGCGGTTGGCTCCACGATCACCTTCGCCAACTGCTGCTTCTCGATGGTCGACTGGCTGATGAGCGGGAAGTTCGAGCGCTTCCCGAACCTCAAGGTGATGTACGCGGAGGGCCAGATCGGCTGGATCCCCTACATCCTCGAGCGCGCCGATGTGGTGTGGGAGGAGAACCGGGGCTGGGGCGGAGTGGCCGACAAGGTGCTGCGCCCGCCGTCCGAGCTGTTCGCCGAGCATGTCTACGGCTGCTTCTTCGACGACGCCTTCGGGCTGCGCAACCTCGACGCCATCGGGGTCGGCAATGTGCTGTACGAGACGGACTATCCGCACTCGGACTCCACCTGGCCCAAGTCGCGGGAGGTCGGCGAGGCGCAGATGGGGCATCTGGCGCCGGACGTCGTGGACCGGATCGTGCGCGGCAACGCGATCGAGCTGCTGGGGCTCACGGCGGACGGGCTGTGGGCGGGGGCGCCTGGGGCGTAGCGGGTTGGTTTCGGCGCCGTCGTCCTGGTCACGGAGGGGTGCCGGTTCCGGTGCCGCCCTGGTCACGGAGGGGTGCCGGTTCCGGTGCCACCCTGGTCACGGAGGGGTGCCGGTTCCGGTGCCACCCTGGTCACGTAGGAGCAAGAAAGCGGTCACTGCCGGTCAATGAACAACCCCCGGACTGTCCGGCAGGCTGTGGGACATATCGGCCCTCCCCGCCACCCCACGCCGTCACCCACCCCTACGACGTGACAGGGGCCGTGGGCGGCGCGGAGGGCCGGGCGTCCCTGCGCACCGGGCGTCGCGGGGTAGCGCCCGGCGCGCGGGAGACAAGCGCCAGATGGCGGTAGTCGCTGGGCGGCATCCCGTACGCGGCGCGGAAGGCGCGGCTGAAGACGGCGGGGTGGGCGAAGCCCCAGCGGGCGGCGAGTTCATGGATGCGGACCGTGAGCAGGCCGGGGTCGGTGAGGTCGCGCCGTACGCGGTCCAGCCGCTGTTGCCGGATCCACGCGGAGACCGTGGTGTCGCGGGCTCGGAAGAGGCGGTGCAGATAGCCGACGGAGATGTGGTGCGCGGCGGCGATGGTGGCCGGGGACAGCTCCGGGTCGGACAGGTTCCCCAGGATGAAGTTCTGCACCCGCAGGGCCAGGGTGTGCCGGTGGGTCTCGGGCGGCAGCGCGTCGTCGGCCTCGACGGCCTGGGCGAGCAGCGCGGCCGCCAGGTCGATCAGCACGGTTCCCAGCCGCGGTCCGTCGGAGGGGCGTAACGAGCGGTCCGCAGCGAGCCGGGCGAGGAACCCCGTGAGCAGGGCGCCCACCCCTTCGCGCGCCGGGATGGGCCGGGCGAGCAGCCGGTCGATCCGGTCGTGGGGGACCGGGATCAGGGCCTTGGGGATCTCCAGGCCCACACCCGCCGGAGGGCCGCCGAAGGCCAGGCAGTCGAAGGGCCGTGAGGTGTCGACGA
This genomic interval from Streptomyces asiaticus contains the following:
- a CDS encoding AraC family transcriptional regulator, which produces MIETVFRCEDLPRADRFDFWRERMAQLMAPMEMTSDHTRDFRGEVRILEFGAASVWPTRFREMNFRRTPKLIRQSDPELYHFSFIQEGNLQVSQSRQEAAHRAEGLYVVDTSRPFDCLAFGGPPAGVGLEIPKALIPVPHDRIDRLLARPIPAREGVGALLTGFLARLAADRSLRPSDGPRLGTVLIDLAAALLAQAVEADDALPPETHRHTLALRVQNFILGNLSDPELSPATIAAAHHISVGYLHRLFRARDTTVSAWIRQQRLDRVRRDLTDPGLLTVRIHELAARWGFAHPAVFSRAFRAAYGMPPSDYRHLALVSRAPGATPRRPVRRDARPSAPPTAPVTS
- a CDS encoding amidohydrolase family protein: MESFPKIISVDDHTVEPPHVWRDRLPSKYRDSGPRIVRAPLKEMTFIGGKFAPKMGAPGDDGPLADWWVYEELHRPLTRLDTAVGYDRDEVKLEAITYEQMRPGSFSVPDRLADMDVNHVQSALCFPTFPRFCGQTFTEAADRELGLLGVRAYNDWMVEEWCGPEARGRLIPLIIIPLWDAELAAAEVRRNAARGVRAVCFSEIPPNLGLPSIHTDDWDPLLAACDETGTVVAMHIGSSSRMPSTSADAPPAVGSTITFANCCFSMVDWLMSGKFERFPNLKVMYAEGQIGWIPYILERADVVWEENRGWGGVADKVLRPPSELFAEHVYGCFFDDAFGLRNLDAIGVGNVLYETDYPHSDSTWPKSREVGEAQMGHLAPDVVDRIVRGNAIELLGLTADGLWAGAPGA